In Salmonella enterica subsp. enterica serovar Typhimurium str. LT2, a single window of DNA contains:
- the sun gene encoding putative rRNA methylase (similar to E. coli orf, hypothetical protein (AAC76314.1); Blastp hit to AAC76314.1 (429 aa), 88% identity in aa 1 - 429) → MKKQNNLRSLAAQAVEQVVEQGQSLSNVLPPLQQKVADKDKALLQELCFGVLRTLSQLEWLINKLMSRPMTGKQRTVHYLIMVGFYQLLYTRVPPHAALAETVEGAVSIKRPQLKGLINGVLRQFQRQQETLLNEFATSDARFLHPGWLVKRLQNAYPTQWQHIIEANNQRPPMWLRVNRTHHTRDGWLGLLEDAGMKGYPHPDYPDAVRLETPAPVHALPGFAEGWVTVQDASAQGCAVFLAPQNGEHILDLCAAPGGKTTHILEVAPEADVLAVDIDEQRLSRVYDNLKRLGMKATVKQGDGRYPSQWCGEQQFDRILLDAPCSATGVIRRHPDIKWLRRDRDIAELAQLQAEILDAVWPRLKPGGTLVYATCSVLPEENRDQIKTFLQRTPDAALSETGTPDQPGQQNLPGGEEGDGFFYAKLIKK, encoded by the coding sequence ATGAAAAAACAAAACAATTTACGTAGTCTGGCAGCACAGGCCGTTGAACAGGTCGTCGAGCAGGGACAATCATTAAGTAATGTGCTCCCGCCGCTGCAACAAAAAGTCGCCGATAAAGACAAAGCGCTACTTCAGGAGCTGTGCTTTGGCGTACTGCGCACCCTTTCACAGCTGGAATGGCTGATCAATAAGCTGATGTCTCGTCCAATGACCGGCAAGCAGCGTACAGTGCATTACTTAATTATGGTCGGCTTTTATCAGTTGCTGTACACCCGCGTTCCTCCCCATGCGGCGCTGGCTGAAACCGTTGAAGGCGCGGTCTCCATCAAACGTCCGCAGTTGAAAGGGTTAATTAACGGCGTCCTGCGCCAGTTCCAGCGCCAGCAGGAAACGTTGCTTAATGAGTTTGCGACCAGCGATGCGCGCTTTTTACATCCAGGTTGGCTGGTAAAGCGTTTGCAAAATGCTTACCCCACACAGTGGCAACACATTATTGAAGCGAATAACCAGCGTCCACCGATGTGGCTACGTGTAAATCGTACACACCACACCCGCGACGGTTGGCTTGGCTTACTTGAAGACGCAGGCATGAAGGGATATCCCCATCCCGATTATCCCGACGCTGTACGTCTGGAAACGCCAGCTCCGGTACATGCTTTACCCGGTTTTGCTGAGGGTTGGGTAACTGTCCAGGATGCCTCTGCGCAGGGATGTGCGGTTTTTCTCGCTCCTCAGAACGGTGAGCACATTTTAGACTTGTGCGCCGCGCCCGGCGGTAAAACCACGCATATTCTCGAAGTGGCCCCCGAAGCAGACGTGTTGGCAGTTGATATTGATGAACAACGACTCTCCCGCGTTTACGACAACCTAAAGCGTCTTGGGATGAAAGCGACAGTTAAACAAGGGGATGGACGTTATCCCTCCCAATGGTGCGGCGAGCAGCAGTTTGACCGTATTCTGCTGGATGCGCCCTGCTCCGCAACCGGCGTCATTCGCCGTCATCCAGATATCAAATGGCTGCGTCGCGATCGCGATATCGCGGAACTGGCGCAATTACAGGCGGAAATTCTTGATGCCGTCTGGCCGCGCCTGAAGCCCGGCGGGACGCTGGTTTACGCCACCTGTTCCGTACTGCCGGAAGAAAACCGCGATCAGATCAAAACCTTTTTACAACGCACTCCCGATGCCGCGCTCAGCGAAACGGGAACACCTGATCAGCCAGGACAACAGAATCTGCCGGGCGGCGAAGAAGGTGATGGGTTCTTTTACGCTAAGCTAATCAAGAAGTGA
- the trkA gene encoding Trk system transport of potassium protein (TRK system potassium uptake protein TRKA. (SW:TRKA_SALTY)) yields MKIIILGAGQVGGTLAENLVGENNDITVVDTNGERLRSLQDKFDLRVVQGHGSHPRVLREAGADDADMLVAVTSSDETNMVACQVAYSLFNTPNRIARIRSPDYVRDADKLFHSEAVPIDHLIAPEQLVIDNIYRLIEYPGALQVVNFAEGKVSLAVVKAYYGGPLIGNALSTMREHMPHIDTRVAAIFRHDRPIRPQGSTIVEAGDEVFFIAASQHIRAVMSELQRLEKPYKRIMLVGGGNIGAGLARRLEKDYSVKLIERDQQRAAELAEKLQNTIVFFGDASDQELLAEEHIDQVDLFIAVTNDDEANIMSAMLAKRMGAKKVMVLIQRRAYVDLVQGSVIDIAISPQQATISALLSHVRKADIVGVSSLRRGVAEAIEAVAHGDESTSRVVGRVIDEIKLPPGTIIGAVVRGNDVMIANDNLRIEQGDHVIMFLTDKKFITDVERLFQPSPFFL; encoded by the coding sequence ATGAAAATTATCATACTGGGCGCAGGGCAAGTTGGCGGAACACTGGCGGAAAACCTGGTCGGCGAAAACAACGACATCACGGTGGTTGATACCAACGGCGAACGGTTACGCAGTTTGCAAGATAAGTTCGATCTACGCGTAGTTCAGGGGCATGGTTCGCATCCCCGCGTGTTGCGCGAAGCGGGCGCTGACGATGCGGATATGCTGGTCGCTGTCACCAGTTCAGATGAAACTAATATGGTTGCCTGCCAGGTAGCCTATTCACTCTTCAACACTCCAAACCGTATCGCCCGCATTCGCTCCCCGGACTATGTTCGCGATGCGGATAAACTCTTTCATTCTGAAGCGGTTCCGATTGATCATCTGATCGCGCCGGAGCAGTTGGTTATCGATAATATTTATCGCCTGATCGAGTATCCGGGAGCATTACAGGTTGTAAACTTTGCCGAAGGGAAAGTCAGTCTGGCAGTAGTTAAAGCCTACTATGGCGGTCCACTAATAGGTAACGCGCTCTCGACAATGCGAGAGCATATGCCGCATATCGATACCCGCGTTGCCGCAATTTTCCGCCATGACAGACCAATCCGTCCTCAGGGCTCGACTATCGTGGAAGCAGGGGATGAAGTCTTCTTTATTGCGGCTTCACAGCATATCCGTGCAGTAATGAGCGAATTACAGCGTCTGGAAAAACCCTACAAGCGCATCATGCTGGTGGGCGGCGGCAATATCGGCGCCGGGCTGGCAAGGCGTCTGGAAAAAGACTATAGCGTTAAATTGATCGAACGCGATCAACAACGCGCCGCAGAATTGGCTGAGAAACTGCAAAACACGATCGTCTTTTTTGGCGACGCTTCCGATCAGGAATTGCTGGCGGAGGAGCATATTGATCAGGTCGATCTCTTTATCGCGGTCACTAACGATGATGAAGCCAATATCATGTCCGCGATGTTGGCTAAGCGGATGGGCGCCAAGAAAGTGATGGTGTTGATCCAACGTCGCGCTTATGTCGATCTTGTGCAGGGTAGCGTTATAGATATTGCGATTTCTCCGCAGCAGGCCACCATCTCTGCATTACTGAGCCATGTGCGTAAAGCGGATATCGTCGGCGTTTCCTCACTACGTCGCGGGGTTGCCGAAGCCATCGAAGCCGTCGCGCACGGCGATGAAAGCACTTCCCGCGTGGTTGGCCGCGTCATTGACGAAATTAAACTGCCGCCAGGCACCATTATTGGCGCGGTGGTTCGCGGTAATGATGTCATGATCGCTAATGACAATTTGCGCATTGAACAAGGCGATCACGTCATTATGTTTTTGACCGATAAAAAGTTTATTACCGACGTCGAACGTCTGTTCCAGCCAAGTCCTTTCTTCCTCTAA
- the mscL gene encoding mechanosensitive channel (similar to E. coli mechanosensitive channel (AAC76316.1); Blastp hit to AAC76316.1 (136 aa), 92% identity in aa 1 - 136), with translation MSFIKEFREFAMRGNVVDLAVGVIIGAAFGKIVSSLVADIIMPPLGLLIGGIDFKQFAFTLREAQGDIPAVVMHYGVFIQNVFDFVIVAFAIFVAIKLINRLNRKKAEEPAAPPAPSKEEVLLGEIRDLLKEQNNRS, from the coding sequence ATGAGTTTTATTAAAGAATTTCGCGAATTCGCGATGCGCGGGAATGTTGTGGATTTGGCAGTGGGTGTCATTATTGGCGCGGCATTCGGTAAGATTGTTTCTTCACTGGTTGCCGATATCATTATGCCGCCGTTGGGATTGTTAATCGGCGGGATCGACTTTAAACAATTTGCTTTTACGTTACGCGAAGCGCAGGGAGATATTCCGGCGGTCGTCATGCATTACGGCGTGTTTATCCAGAACGTATTTGATTTTGTGATTGTGGCCTTTGCTATCTTTGTTGCCATTAAGCTTATCAACAGACTCAACCGTAAAAAAGCAGAAGAGCCGGCAGCTCCGCCAGCGCCTTCTAAAGAGGAAGTGTTATTGGGCGAAATCCGCGATCTGCTGAAAGAACAAAATAACCGTTCTTAA
- a CDS encoding putative cytoplasmic protein — translation MSRYQHKKGQIKDNAIEALLHDPLFRQRVEKNKKGKGSYLRKGKHGNRGNWEASGKKVNHFFTTGLLLIKNGYFVLSADRGFRPITLPL, via the coding sequence ATGAGTCGTTATCAACATAAGAAAGGGCAGATAAAGGACAATGCCATCGAGGCATTACTGCACGATCCCCTTTTCAGGCAACGCGTTGAAAAAAATAAGAAAGGCAAAGGAAGTTATCTGCGTAAAGGTAAACACGGTAATCGAGGGAACTGGGAGGCCAGTGGCAAGAAAGTGAATCACTTTTTTACCACTGGCCTTCTGCTTATTAAGAACGGTTATTTTGTTCTTTCAGCAGATCGCGGATTTCGCCCAATAACACTTCCTCTTTAG
- the zntR gene encoding Zn(II)-responsive transcriptional regulator (MerR family; similar to E. coli putative transcriptional regulator (AAC76317.1); Blastp hit to AAC76317.1 (141 aa), 92% identity in aa 1 - 141) yields MYRIGELAKLADVTPDTIRYYEKQQMMDHEVRTEGGFRLYTENDLQRLKFIRYARQLGFTLDSIRELLSIRIDPEHHTCQESKSIVQERLQEVEARIAELQTMQRSLQRLNDACCGTAHSSVYCSILEALEQGASGAKSGC; encoded by the coding sequence ATGTATCGCATTGGTGAGCTGGCAAAGCTGGCAGACGTAACGCCTGATACCATTCGCTACTATGAAAAGCAACAGATGATGGATCATGAGGTACGTACTGAAGGCGGGTTTCGTCTGTATACCGAAAACGATCTGCAGCGTCTCAAGTTTATTCGTTATGCGCGGCAGTTGGGTTTCACGCTCGACTCGATCCGCGAGCTTTTATCGATCCGAATTGATCCTGAGCACCATACCTGTCAGGAGTCAAAAAGTATTGTGCAAGAGCGATTGCAGGAGGTTGAAGCCAGGATTGCGGAACTGCAAACGATGCAGCGTTCGTTACAAAGGCTTAATGATGCTTGTTGCGGAACGGCCCACAGTAGCGTCTATTGTTCCATTCTGGAAGCCCTGGAACAGGGGGCCAGTGGAGCGAAATCGGGATGTTGA
- the yhdN gene encoding putative cytoplasmic protein (similar to E. coli orf, hypothetical protein (AAC76318.1); Blastp hit to AAC76318.1 (122 aa), 86% identity in aa 1 - 122) encodes MWLLDQWAERHIIEAQRKGEFDNLPGRGEPLILDDDSHVPAELRAGYRLLKNAGCLPPELEQRRDAIQLLDILNSIREDDPRYHQVSRQLSLLELKLRQAGLSTDFLHGEYAEKLLHKINDN; translated from the coding sequence ATGTGGTTACTTGACCAGTGGGCAGAGCGTCATATTATCGAGGCACAGCGTAAAGGCGAGTTTGATAATTTGCCTGGCCGTGGCGAGCCGCTTATTCTGGATGATGATTCTCATGTGCCGGCGGAACTTCGTGCGGGTTATCGCTTACTCAAGAATGCGGGCTGTCTTCCCCCTGAACTGGAGCAGCGCAGAGATGCTATTCAGTTACTTGATATCCTCAACAGTATCCGGGAAGATGACCCTCGATACCATCAGGTTAGTCGCCAGCTCTCGCTGCTTGAACTAAAACTTCGGCAGGCTGGGTTGAGTACCGACTTTTTACACGGTGAGTATGCAGAAAAACTGCTGCATAAAATCAACGATAATTAA
- the rplQ gene encoding 50S ribosomal subunit protein L17 (similar to E. coli 50S ribosomal subunit protein L17 (AAC76319.1); Blastp hit to AAC76319.1 (127 aa), 99% identity in aa 1 - 127) → MRHRKSGRQLNRNSSHRQAMFRNMAGSLVRHEIIKTTLPKAKELRRVVEPLITLAKTDSVANRRLAFARTRDNEIVAKLFNELGPRFASRAGGYTRILKCGFRAGDNAPMAYIELVDRSEKTEAAAE, encoded by the coding sequence ATGCGCCATCGTAAGAGTGGTCGTCAACTGAACCGCAACAGCAGCCATCGCCAGGCTATGTTCCGCAACATGGCAGGTTCACTGGTTCGTCATGAAATCATCAAGACGACCCTGCCTAAAGCGAAAGAGCTGCGTCGCGTAGTTGAGCCGCTGATTACTCTTGCCAAGACTGATAGCGTTGCTAATCGTCGTCTGGCATTCGCCCGTACTCGTGATAACGAGATCGTGGCAAAACTGTTTAACGAGCTGGGCCCGCGTTTCGCGAGCCGCGCCGGTGGTTACACTCGCATTCTGAAGTGTGGCTTCCGTGCAGGCGACAACGCGCCGATGGCATACATCGAGCTGGTTGATCGTTCAGAGAAAACAGAAGCTGCTGCAGAGTAA
- the rpoA gene encoding RNA polymerase, alpha subunit (DNA-directed RNA polymerase alpha chain. (SW:RPOA_ECOLI)), with product MQGSVTEFLKPRLVDIEQVSSTHAKVTLEPLERGFGHTLGNALRRILLSSMPGCAVTEVEIDGVLHEYSTKEGVQEDILEILLNLKGLAVRVQGKDEVILTLNKSGIGPVTAADITHDGDVEIVKPQHVICHLTDENASISMRIKVQRGRGYVPASTRIHSEEDERPIGRLLVDACYSPVERIAYNVEAARVEQRTDLDKLVIEMETNGTIDPEEAIRRAATILAEQLEAFVDLRDVRQPEVKEEKPEFDPILLRPVDDLELTVRSANCLKAEAIHYIGDLVQRTEVELLKTPNLGKKSLTEIKDVLASRGLSLGMRLENWPPASIADE from the coding sequence ATGCAGGGTTCTGTGACAGAGTTTCTAAAACCGCGCCTGGTAGATATCGAGCAAGTGAGTTCGACGCACGCCAAGGTGACCCTTGAGCCTTTAGAGCGTGGCTTCGGCCATACTCTGGGTAACGCACTGCGCCGTATTCTGCTCTCATCGATGCCGGGTTGCGCGGTGACCGAGGTTGAGATTGATGGTGTACTACATGAGTACAGCACCAAAGAAGGCGTTCAGGAAGACATCCTGGAAATCCTGCTCAACCTGAAAGGGCTGGCGGTGAGAGTTCAGGGTAAAGATGAAGTTATTCTTACCTTGAATAAATCTGGCATTGGCCCTGTGACTGCAGCCGATATCACCCATGATGGGGATGTCGAAATCGTCAAGCCGCAGCACGTGATCTGCCACCTGACCGATGAAAACGCGTCTATTAGTATGCGTATCAAAGTTCAGCGCGGTCGTGGTTATGTGCCGGCTTCTACCCGAATTCATTCGGAAGAAGATGAGCGCCCAATCGGCCGTCTGCTGGTCGACGCCTGCTACAGCCCTGTAGAGCGTATTGCCTACAATGTTGAAGCAGCGCGTGTAGAACAGCGTACCGACCTGGACAAGCTGGTCATCGAAATGGAAACCAACGGCACAATCGATCCTGAAGAGGCGATTCGTCGTGCGGCAACCATCCTGGCTGAACAACTGGAAGCTTTCGTTGATTTACGTGATGTACGTCAACCGGAAGTGAAAGAAGAGAAACCAGAATTCGATCCGATCCTGCTGCGCCCTGTTGACGATCTGGAATTGACTGTCCGCTCTGCTAACTGCCTCAAGGCAGAAGCTATCCACTATATCGGTGATCTGGTACAGCGTACCGAGGTTGAGCTTCTTAAGACGCCTAACTTGGGTAAAAAATCTCTTACCGAGATTAAAGACGTGCTGGCTTCCCGTGGACTGTCTCTGGGTATGCGCCTGGAAAACTGGCCACCGGCAAGCATCGCTGACGAGTAA
- the rpsD gene encoding 30S ribosomal subunit protein S4 (30S ribosomal protein S4. (SW:RS4_SALTY)), with protein sequence MARYLGPKLKLSRREGTDLFLKSGVRAIDTKCKIEQAPGQHGARKPRLSDYGVQLREKQKVRRIYGVLERQFRNYYKEAARLKGNTGENLLALLEGRLDNVVYRMGFGATRAEARQLVSHKAIMVNGRVVNIASYQVSPNDVVSIREKAKKQSRVKAALELAEQREKPTWLEVDAGKMEGTYKRKPERSDLSADINEHLIVELYSK encoded by the coding sequence ATGGCAAGATATTTGGGTCCTAAGCTCAAGCTGAGCCGTCGTGAGGGCACCGACTTATTCCTTAAGTCTGGCGTTCGCGCGATCGATACCAAGTGTAAAATTGAACAAGCTCCTGGCCAGCACGGTGCGCGTAAGCCGCGTCTGTCTGACTATGGTGTGCAGTTGCGTGAAAAGCAAAAAGTTCGCCGCATTTACGGTGTGCTGGAGCGTCAGTTCCGTAACTACTACAAAGAAGCAGCACGTCTGAAAGGCAACACCGGTGAAAACCTGTTGGCTCTGCTGGAAGGTCGTCTGGACAACGTTGTATACCGTATGGGCTTCGGCGCCACTCGTGCAGAAGCACGTCAGCTGGTTAGCCATAAAGCAATTATGGTAAACGGTCGTGTTGTTAACATCGCTTCTTATCAGGTTAGTCCGAATGACGTTGTTAGCATTCGTGAGAAAGCGAAGAAGCAGTCTCGCGTGAAAGCCGCTCTGGAGCTGGCTGAGCAGCGTGAAAAGCCAACCTGGCTGGAAGTTGATGCTGGCAAGATGGAAGGTACGTACAAGCGTAAGCCTGAGCGTTCTGATCTGTCTGCGGACATTAACGAACACCTGATCGTCGAGCTTTACTCCAAGTAA
- the rpsK gene encoding 30S ribosomal subunit protein S11 (similar to E. coli 30S ribosomal subunit protein S11 (AAC76322.1); Blastp hit to AAC76322.1 (129 aa), 99% identity in aa 1 - 129), whose protein sequence is MAKAPVRARKRVRKQVSDGVAHIHASFNNTIVTITDRQGNALGWATAGGSGFRGSRKSTPFAAQVAAERCADAVKEYGIKNLEVMVKGPGPGRESTIRALNAAGFRITNITDVTPIPHNGCRPPKKRRV, encoded by the coding sequence ATGGCAAAGGCACCAGTTCGCGCACGTAAACGTGTAAGAAAACAAGTCTCTGACGGCGTGGCTCATATCCATGCTTCTTTCAACAACACCATCGTGACTATTACCGATCGTCAGGGTAATGCGCTGGGTTGGGCAACAGCCGGTGGTTCCGGTTTCCGTGGTTCTCGCAAATCCACTCCGTTTGCAGCTCAGGTTGCAGCAGAGCGTTGCGCTGACGCCGTGAAAGAATACGGTATCAAGAATCTGGAAGTTATGGTTAAAGGTCCGGGTCCAGGCCGCGAATCTACTATTCGTGCTCTGAACGCCGCTGGTTTCCGCATCACTAATATTACTGATGTGACTCCGATCCCTCATAACGGTTGTCGTCCGCCGAAAAAACGTCGCGTATAA
- the rpsM gene encoding 30S ribosomal subunit protein S13 (similar to E. coli 30S ribosomal subunit protein S13 (AAC76323.1); Blastp hit to AAC76323.1 (118 aa), 96% identity in aa 1 - 118), with translation MARIAGINIPDQKHAVIALTSIYGVGKTRSKAILAAAGIAENVKISELSEEQIDTLRDEVAKFVVEGDLRREISMSIKRLMDLGCYRGLRHRRGLPVRGQRTKTNARTRKGPRKPIKK, from the coding sequence GTGGCCCGTATAGCAGGCATTAACATTCCTGATCAGAAACACGCCGTGATCGCGTTAACTTCGATCTACGGTGTCGGCAAGACCCGTTCTAAAGCCATCCTGGCTGCAGCGGGTATCGCTGAAAATGTTAAGATCAGTGAGCTGTCTGAAGAACAAATCGACACGCTGCGTGACGAAGTTGCCAAATTTGTCGTTGAAGGTGATCTGCGCCGTGAAATCAGCATGAGCATCAAGCGCCTGATGGATCTTGGTTGCTATCGCGGTTTGCGTCATCGTCGTGGTCTCCCGGTTCGCGGTCAGCGTACCAAGACCAACGCTCGTACCCGTAAGGGTCCGCGCAAACCGATCAAGAAATAA
- the rpmJ gene encoding 50S ribosomal subunit protein X (similar to E. coli 50S ribosomal subunit protein L36 (AAC76324.1); Blastp hit to AAC76324.1 (38 aa), 100% identity in aa 1 - 38), which yields MKVRASVKKLCRNCKIVKRDGVIRVICSAEPKHKQRQG from the coding sequence ATGAAAGTTCGTGCTTCCGTCAAGAAATTATGCCGTAACTGCAAAATCGTTAAGCGTGATGGTGTCATCCGTGTGATTTGCAGTGCCGAGCCGAAGCATAAACAGCGCCAAGGCTGA
- the secY gene encoding preprotein translocase of IISP family (membrane subunit; putative ATPase; similar to E. coli putative ATPase subunit of translocase (AAC76325.1); Blastp hit to AAC76325.1 (443 aa), 99% identity in aa 1 - 443) — MAKQPGLDFQSAKGGLGELKRRLLFVIGALIVFRIGSFIPIPGIDAAVLAKLLEQQRGTIIEMFNMFSGGALSRASIFALGIMPYISASIIIQLLTVVHPTLAEIKKEGESGRRKISQYTRYGTLVLAIFQSIGIATGLPNMPGMQGLVMNPGFAFYFTAVVSLVTGTMFLMWLGEQITERGIGNGISIIIFAGIVAGLPPAIAHTIEQARQGDLHFLVLLLVAVLVFAVTFFVVFVERGQRRIVVNYAKRQQGRRVYAAQSTHLPLKVNMAGVIPAIFASSIILFPATIASWFGGGTGWNWLTTISLYLQPGQPLYVLLYASAIIFFCFFYTALVFNPRETADNLKKSGAFVPGIRPGEQTAKYIDKVMTRLTLVGALYITFICLIPEFMRDAMKVPFYFGGTSLLIVVVVIMDFMAQVQTLMMSSQYESALKKANLKGYGR, encoded by the coding sequence ATGGCTAAACAACCGGGATTAGATTTTCAAAGTGCCAAAGGTGGCTTAGGTGAGCTGAAACGCAGACTGCTGTTTGTTATCGGCGCGCTGATTGTGTTCCGTATTGGCTCTTTTATTCCGATCCCTGGTATTGATGCCGCTGTACTTGCCAAACTGCTTGAGCAACAGCGAGGCACCATCATTGAAATGTTTAACATGTTCTCTGGTGGTGCTCTCAGCCGTGCTTCTATCTTTGCCCTGGGGATCATGCCGTATATTTCGGCGTCGATCATTATCCAGCTGTTGACGGTGGTTCATCCAACGCTGGCAGAAATTAAGAAAGAAGGGGAGTCTGGTCGTCGTAAGATCAGCCAGTACACCCGTTACGGTACTCTGGTGCTGGCGATATTCCAGTCGATCGGTATTGCTACCGGTTTGCCGAATATGCCTGGTATGCAGGGCCTGGTGATGAATCCAGGCTTTGCATTCTATTTCACCGCTGTTGTCAGTCTGGTTACAGGAACCATGTTCCTGATGTGGCTCGGCGAACAGATTACTGAGCGCGGTATCGGTAACGGTATCTCAATCATCATCTTCGCTGGTATCGTTGCGGGACTCCCGCCAGCCATTGCCCATACTATCGAGCAAGCGCGTCAAGGCGACCTGCACTTCCTCGTGTTGCTGTTGGTTGCAGTATTAGTATTTGCAGTGACGTTCTTTGTAGTATTCGTTGAACGTGGTCAACGCCGTATTGTGGTAAACTACGCCAAACGTCAGCAAGGTCGTCGTGTCTATGCTGCACAGAGCACACATTTACCGCTGAAAGTGAATATGGCGGGGGTAATCCCGGCAATCTTCGCTTCCAGTATTATTCTGTTCCCGGCGACCATCGCGTCATGGTTCGGGGGCGGTACTGGTTGGAACTGGCTGACAACAATTTCGCTGTATTTGCAGCCTGGGCAACCGCTTTATGTGTTACTCTATGCGTCTGCAATCATCTTCTTCTGTTTCTTCTACACGGCGTTGGTTTTCAACCCGCGTGAAACAGCAGATAACCTGAAGAAGTCCGGTGCATTTGTACCAGGAATTCGTCCGGGAGAGCAAACGGCGAAGTATATCGATAAAGTAATGACCCGCCTGACCCTGGTTGGTGCGCTGTATATTACCTTTATCTGCCTGATCCCGGAGTTCATGCGTGATGCAATGAAAGTGCCGTTCTACTTCGGTGGGACCTCACTGCTTATCGTTGTTGTCGTGATTATGGACTTTATGGCTCAAGTGCAAACTCTGATGATGTCCAGTCAGTATGAGTCTGCATTGAAGAAGGCGAACCTGAAAGGCTACGGCCGTTAA
- the rplO gene encoding 50S ribosomal subunit protein L15 (similar to E. coli 50S ribosomal subunit protein L15 (AAC76326.1); Blastp hit to AAC76326.1 (144 aa), 99% identity in aa 1 - 144), producing the protein MRLNTLSPAEGSKKAGKRLGRGIGSGLGKTGGRGHKGQKSRSGGGVRRGFEGGQMPLYRRLPKFGFTSRKAAITAEVRLSDLAKVEGGVVDLNTLKAANIIGIQIEFAKVILAGEVTTPVTVRGLRVTKGARAAIEAAGGKIEE; encoded by the coding sequence ATGCGTTTAAATACTCTGTCTCCGGCCGAAGGCTCCAAAAAGGCGGGTAAACGCCTGGGTCGTGGTATCGGTTCTGGCCTCGGTAAAACCGGTGGTCGTGGTCACAAAGGTCAGAAGTCTCGTTCTGGCGGTGGCGTACGTCGCGGTTTCGAGGGTGGTCAGATGCCTCTGTACCGTCGTCTGCCGAAATTCGGCTTCACTTCTCGCAAAGCAGCGATTACAGCCGAAGTTCGTCTGTCTGACCTGGCGAAAGTAGAAGGCGGCGTTGTAGACCTGAACACGCTGAAAGCGGCAAACATTATCGGTATCCAGATCGAGTTCGCGAAAGTGATCCTGGCTGGCGAAGTCACTACTCCGGTAACTGTTCGTGGCCTGCGTGTTACTAAAGGCGCTCGTGCTGCTATCGAAGCTGCTGGCGGTAAAATCGAGGAATAA
- the rpmD gene encoding 50S ribosomal subunit protein L30 (similar to E. coli 50S ribosomal subunit protein L30 (AAC76327.1); Blastp hit to AAC76327.1 (59 aa), 96% identity in aa 1 - 59): MAKTIKITQTRSAIGRLPKHKATLLGLGLRRIGHTVEREDTPAVRGMVNAVSFMVKVEE; the protein is encoded by the coding sequence ATGGCAAAGACTATTAAAATTACTCAAACCCGCAGTGCAATCGGTCGTCTGCCGAAACACAAGGCAACGCTGCTTGGCCTGGGTCTGCGTCGTATTGGTCACACCGTAGAGCGCGAGGATACTCCTGCTGTTCGTGGTATGGTCAACGCGGTTTCCTTCATGGTTAAAGTTGAGGAGTAA